A window of the Henckelia pumila isolate YLH828 chromosome 3, ASM3356847v2, whole genome shotgun sequence genome harbors these coding sequences:
- the LOC140889736 gene encoding probable mediator of RNA polymerase II transcription subunit 26b, whose protein sequence is MGDASVSLDTWRDFFRSSNSDIFNVIEHAIMVAACDYPYDFKLKRDRIAEMLFVSQMTKCSGCDRTEPSVINCGGVENNNKSRTGTEESKANNNGCGDEFDESRRRAVKASWNCDNNWSFGDAEALTDEIDEEFKVFDEVLRIKEILGNKDEEPVELLFDSLRRLQLMHISLETLKVTHIGKSVKVLQKHASKDIQNLVAALMEEWRIMIDAWMKATTAITRSGETETESDKMTAEEEEEGGLPSPPLDEGAFFTTTASMELSKFFDGMDDDGNLGNSGAFNKNQENSRELSLEKTNIPKLKLKDPGNSSIPPTSRKVEKKENQEATLKKQMLEPNRPQNGECRLAKPKPHCIETRLDGRNPPSNQSRPMKPNPALQPRVESNIKIQQKPDTGTIQKKPMPPKLKLDFNNEASVQMKLEVAKRKLQECYQAVEKAKKRRTIQVVELHDLPKKSFAPRNNQHMKAGLSNKNRRR, encoded by the exons ATGGGCGATGCATCAGTGAGTCTCGATACATGGAGGGATTTTTTCAGAAgttcaaattctgatatcttTAATGTGATCGAGCATGCAATAATGGTTGCCGCCTGCGATTACCCTTACGACTTCAAATTGAAGAGGGATCGAATCGCTGAGATGTTATTCGTGAGTCAAATGACCAAGTGTTCTGGCTGTGATAGGACTGAACCTTCTGTTATAAATTGTGGTGGTGTGGAGAACAATAATAAAAGTAGGACTGGTACGGAGGAAAGCAAGGCGAACAATAATGGATGTGgtgatgaatttgatgaaagTCGAAGAAGGGCGGTGAAGGCGAGTTGGAATTGTGACAACAATTGGAGTTTCGGAGATGCTGAAGCATTGACTGATGAAATTGATGAAGAATTTAAGGTTTTTGATGAGGTTTTGAGGATCAAAGAAATTTTGGGTAATAAGGATGAAGAG CCGGTGGAGTTATTGTTTGATTCATTGAGGCGGCTTCAACTTATGCATATCTCCTTAGAGACACTAAAG GTTACTCACATTGGAAAGTCTGTTAAGGTTCTGCAAAAGCATGCTTCCAAGGATATTCAGAATCTTGTTGCGGCATTAatgga GGAATGGAGAATTATGATTGATGCATGGATGAAAGCTACAACAGCCATTACAAGAA GTGGAGAAACCGAAACAGAATCAGATAAAATGACcgctgaagaagaagaagagggagGGCTTCCGTCTCCTCCGCTAGATGAAGGAGCTTTCTTTACTACTACTGCTTCAATGGAGCTGTCAAAG TTCTTTGATGGCATGGATGATGATGGAA ACCTTGGAAACAGTGGGGCCTTCAACAAGAACCAAGAAAATAGCAGAGAGCTGTCCCTTGAGAAGACGAACATTCCGAAGTTGAAGCTCAAGGATCCCGGTAATTCAAGCATTCCTCCGACTAGCAGGAaggttgaaaagaaagaaaatcaggAAGCTACATTGAAGAAACAAATGCTTGAACCAAATAGGCCTCAAAATGGTGAATGTCGACTAGCCAAACCAAAACCACACTGTATTGAAACTCGACTAGATGGGCGAAACCCTCCGAGCAATCAATCTAGGCCCATGAAACCAAATCCAGCGCTGCAGCCGAGGGTTGAGAGTAACATCAAGATTCAGCAGAAACCAGACACAGGCACAATTCAGAAAAAACCAATGCCTCCCAAACTG AAGTTGGATTTTAACAACGAGGCTTCGGTTCAGATGAAATTAGAGGTGGCAAAAAGAAAACTACAAGAGTGTTATCAAGCAGTCGAAAAAG CCAAGAAGCGGAGAACAATACAAGTGGTGGAGCTTCACGATCTTCCCAAAAAGAGTTTTGCGCCGAGGAATAATCAACACATGAAGGCCGGTTTATCCAACAAGAACAGGCGCCGGTAG